Genomic segment of Vidua macroura isolate BioBank_ID:100142 chromosome 17, ASM2450914v1, whole genome shotgun sequence:
TTGTCCTGAACTgaaaatgatattttattttaataggtGACTTATCTGCTCTCCCATCTAGAGCATGGGGGTTGTTAGAAACAAAGATAGGTAGTTGCAAAGATATAAAACATAGTTTAGAAATTCCTGAACTCTTGCTTGCATTACCCAGATTGACAATTATCCTGAATTCTTGGGCTCAGAGTGGTGGGGTGATAAGATTCCAACTGAAATAATGAATTCACTGCCTGTAGGTATAGGCTAGAGTGTCACTCAAATGACTGGCACTAACTTGTGGTTGGAATTCTACAGGGACTAATTAATGTATTGTGGAGTTTAATTGTCTCTTTAGATGTCTTTGTAGTTTGTAATGACACAAGGCTGGAGTGTGCTGAGCTGTTTGCTCCTTACGAGGATCTCTTTTCTCAGGTTGCAGGCCGAGTTGCTGATGAAAGAGGTGCAGTGCTGGGACATGAGGTTGGATATTGTATCCGGTTTGACGACTGCACAGACCCACAGGCTACAAGAATTAAGGTGAAACACGAACAGTGTGTGGTTACTCTGAAGGGATTAGTTAAAACTCTTCAAATACTTCTGCAAAATTAATGAGAGCCTTGTGATGCCCACTCAAGAGAATAGGTAACATTTCAGTTTCCCACGTGGGTGCCCCAAAATTGTGCTTGAAATGGCTGTAGCAATCCAAACCTTAATAAAATGAGTACCTGTTCTATTCTGATAGTCTGacaagcagcattttaaatCTAAAGAACGATTTCAGGGTATGGCCAGCTGTTGGTACAGCACTGGTGTGAGCTGTGTGTCAATCAAAGTCATAGGGAAAGGCTGCAGTGAATCACAGACTAAAAGTGACCTCCCCTAACAATAGATTTTGATTAAAAGCACAGATAAACCCCAAGATGAGTAAACTGAGAGATAATTTGGTGGATTAAATAGCAACTTTGCAGATGTTTTTCAGTGCTGTGAGCAATGTTAGTGTTGCTTGTGTTCTGCAGAAGAGGATTTGCTTTAGTTGTGCTGGAATAGCAGTGATGATGAATGAGACAATttgctttgtgatttttttccagaggctgGTGTTCCTTTTACACTGAAAGAAATAGTTATTTGTTCACTACATAgagctgaatttaatttttttaagcatgaTTATTCATTTAGAGTTGGAAATTTGGAGTTTTTTACCATCAGTTCTTACTTAGTTCAAGACCATAGTTGCAATCACAGTCTAATTTGGTAGATCACTGGAAAATTAAAGGCCAGGAAACATTCAGGCAAAAGCCTATAAAACATCTATAAAATCACAATGATAaagatttttttgccttttttttttcattcacttctAGTTTCTAACTGATGGTATGCTGGTGAGGGAAATGATGGCTGATCCTTTATTAACAAGATACAGGTAAGAAAATGTAGAATGAATGCTTTCTGAAGTGCAATTTggtaaaaatctatttttttcaagCTATTGTGATAGcagtttttataaattattagtggctattataaattaaatagcgaaaaagtgaaaattattgTAGAACTCTGACTTCTTTCTGTTGTAAAAACAACATTGTTTTTATCAACAACATATTGTTGTTAGTTGATCATTGcaacaccaaaaccaacaaGATTTGATGCTGTAGTTTTGAGACAAAGCTAAGGGGGCCTTATGGAGTCtgaattgttttatttcctaattttaaattattttttcttccttatactaataaaaaaaaaaatcaacaatgAACAGGCTTTTCTGATATCCAGAAAACCTGTGCAGTACAATGAGCATAGACGTGTTTTCTTCTACTCCTAGCCTGAATAGGAAACAGTGTGTATGTGCCACTTCCCCAATTCTGTAAGTGGCTGTGAACAGTAATAGTCCAGCAGCAGATTTCAAATAATGGTGTTTCTAGAAGACAGTGAGACACTGATTCTAGTGTCAGTCAAGTAATTTCTGAAACCTTAcctttctgttttttcacaGTGTCCTCATGTTGGATGAAGCTCACGAAAGGACTCTTTATACAGACATTGCCATTGGCTTACTAAAAAAGgtaattcttttttaattcactgTAACTCTGTAATTTTAGGTTGGTAATTTTAATACAGCTCTCTGTTACTGTTTtaatttccatccttttcatTCAACCTCTGATCCTGATGGCTGGTAATTGAGGGAGTATGATTGCTGCTTCCTCATTTAGGGAGTGTGATTGCTGCTTCCTCATTTATCCTGCAGCCCATTGTACATACCCAGCTATTTACTTTGGTCATCTGACATTGAGGATCCTCTGTTTCTTTCCCCTGATGCTGAAATGTCTCCTTAGCTGCTAGTTCCAAAAATACACTGTtgattctgctgctgctgatcaTGTGAAGTGATCTGATAGGGTCTTGTTGCTGACTTTCAGCCTACTGAAGATCTGAGTCTCATCAGAAAtcaagaataaattaaaataactgaCTGAATGCCcttaaaataattacataaaaCTCCAAACAGTCATTGGGTTCTTAGACCTGTGGGGTGATAAGGCTGCTTCATTTGTCACCTGTCTTGTAGTTTAAAATAGTTTTACAGAGAGGTTTCTGCTAATCTGGATTCTCTAAATCTTGGTTCTAGTcttgtatttcagaaaacagttttaacTCTGGGTGTTGTTGGTCTCTCTCCCAGGTTCAGAAGAAGCGTGGGGATCTTCGCCTGATTGTGGCTTCAGCCACCTTGGATGCAGAGGTACAGCTCAGAGATTTGGGTTGAAATGAGGTGACATTaggtgacagctctgctgctgttcatGTACAGCTTATCCTCTGTACTGCCTGAGTGGTTGCAGGAAAAAATCTGCTGTAGTTCAgttgctctttttttgtttccatgttcTATTAGGAAACTCTTTTAGATGTGAGTTTAAATATTAATCTGCTTTTTATGTATTAATATATCTTTCTCCTTATATGtattctttataaaaatatgttctCTTGGCTTAATTTATTAAGGGGCATTTAGCTCAGTTTTGCTGATAGAAATAATCTGAGGCAACTATAGACAAGTAAAAATAAGTGATAAATTAATAGATTTAATTTCAGTGAGATCTTACTAGATTCCCTGATTGACTCGTGGCCTGTGGACACTTATGTAAACTTAGTAAAAGCACCATGAGTTTAATTCTAAgtaggaagagaagaggaactcttagagctgagctgtgtttcACCCAGCCCTGTGTTGTGCTTGTAGCAGCAGCAACAGGAGATGCTGTTTAGGGAGAGCATGTGAGCCCATGCACCTGCTGTGGGTCTGCTCAGTCTGAGCTGCCTCAGCACCTGCAGTAGTTGTAGTACAGATATTAGTCAGCACCTTCCTGCTGTTTCCCTCTACTATGTATTTATGGACCTGCTGTTTGTTCATTTGTCTTTGTATCTGCAAGTCTCCAGGACACCATGAATAATTTTCAGGAGTTTGCCACCTGCTGTATAATGAAGTACTTGGACTAATTCTTTCAAATCTGTTAGTTTCATCAAGGATCTCCCGGTTCTTGTACTgggtatttgttttaaaaaaacacaccaaaaccaGTTTTACATTTACTTTGTCACCTTTGATTCTGTAAACCTCAGCTGTGTCTTCTCAACCTTGTGCTCCTCAAGCACAGCCTTTTCAGTCTCCTCATATGGCAGCTATTCCATCTCCTCTGTCATGTTCATTCCTCTTCTCCACTTTTCCTAACTGCTCTGTCCTTAATAAGATGTGGTGGTGAGAGCTTACATGTGGCACTGAAGGTgtgagcacacagagatttccTTTAGTGACAAGTACCATAAGCCATGAATGTAGGAAGTGTGCTGTGCTTTGGTAATGTTTACACTGCTGTATATTCTGTGCACTACAGTGCAAAATTTTAACTGCCAGAAACCGTATTTCAAATAGGTGACAGTTAATCTAAAATGAGTTAATATGAGCAAAATGATTGGTGTACTATATAAAGGTTTTTGTTTAATGCAGAGAGTTGATGGTTATCTCTACAATGCTCATAAAAGTTGAGATGAATTATATGGGTTCTTAAGTTCCATCTTTTGCTGTTATTTATTGAAAATACTTCATGACAATAGATCTAAATTTATGAAGGTGTCTCACAATGCATAAATCAAAAACTTTCATAAATCATGCCTAACTCTGCTTTTACAAAGTGAGATCTTGGTGTTCAGTAAGGGCTGTAAAATTTACTCACTCACCCAAAAATGGATGAGAATATGCAGGCCCTACACAAACCTTTTTGCACAATTATTTCCAAGTTCTTCTTAGCTTTGACTTTGCTAATTTGATAGATTTAACTTACAGTTAAAAgtttctttatcttcttttgCCAACTGTAGCAGCtgatataattaattttatttccctttcctgtttttACTGCTCAAAGTAATGAGACATTGCAACACTATTTGTGCTAAATGCCTGAACCCCAGACAGAAGGCAACAAAATCaaactttcatattttttaattggCACTGTCAAATTGATGAAGTAAACATCCAAGTAGTAGCAATTTAACTTCTTTGTGTCTTTAGGTTTTTCTCTCCGTTCCTTGAAATGTCAAACTgaaagtgtttgtttttattttaatgtagaaATTCAGGGATTTCTTTAATCAAAATGATACCGGTGACCCCAGCAAAGACACCAGTGTGATCCTCACTGTCGAGGGGAGGACGTTTCCAGTGGACATCTTTTACCTACAGAGGTGTGTTCCTGTCTGGTCTTGGCAGTAGTGAGACTGTGCAACTGTGCTATCATTTTCTCTAGGTTAGAGCTCTGGTGtcccaaagctgctctgtttGTCCCTGCTGGAGGGGAGGAGTCTGTACCTATTCTTCTGCTCATgtctctgctgttttctctccccATAGCCCTGTTCCTGACTATATAAAATCAACTGTGGAAACGACAATGAAAATTCACCAGATGGAGAATGATGGTGATATACTGGCATTTTTAACTGGCCAGGTATAGacataagcaattttttttctttttttgctttacagTGCTGTATTATGAACTTTGCAAAGCTGCATCAGTCTCCTGAGGCTTTCCTTAGTTTTGCTTGCTTTATTCTCAGTAAAGATGACAAACATTTCTCTATTGATGGGAGCAAAACTAGGCCAGTCCCAAAGATATGAAGACAATATATGGCCTGAATTTATCAAAGCTAGTGATGGATGATAGTTTTTGTCATTTAATGCTGTATTTTCTCAGCCTTGTTAGTGAGTGGAATTCTGTGTGGTTTGCTGGTGCAAGTCACACATACCCAGTTATTAAATTGACAGTGAGTCATCATTAATAATTAAGGCAAATGGAATTTCCATTTGTTAGGCTTAACATCTGAAATGtttgacagaaaaacaaattgccATGAGATCAAAATGTACTGGTCTCTTCTGCTCTATTTATGCTTGTCAGCTCGCTTTGCAGCTGGGAAGAGCAAATGGGAAACAACTCATTCCTCCAGTGAGGAGCTACCTTGAAGAACTTCACTAACATCTTgcatattttcaaaagcaattcCTCATCCTCTTTATTGATTTAACTTTGGAATAATGAATTTGGTATTTCATGAAGCAGTGTttgaacattttgttttctgtctttaagaGTGAGATGCCACAGCTGAGATTAAATATGAAGTTGAGCAAGAGGTATCAGTGCTGTTCCTGTTTCATTCCTGATCGAGGCCCACAGCATTCTGGTCTGCCAAAATATTTTGGCCTCCCATTTTGCTCTCACCAGTTGAGATAGACAGAAAAATTAACCTGCTTCCTCCTAAGCTTGGTTCAGTCCTTCCCCATGATTTTGCTCATGTGTTTGTGGTATGACATTGACTCAGATAACAGTGAATGTAAACAAGTATATAAAGCTTTATTTATTACTAGTAGCAATTTATCTTAAGAGTATTACAGCATGGGATGAGCTAGTCAAAATCCTGAAGTTTGGACAATTACAATGGTATTATTTGGTGCAGTTTCTGTATCTAGGTGACAGGAACGTGCTGTTAAAGTGCAGCCTCTCATtgtgtgccctgtgctgctctggctgcaggaggaagtGGAGACTGTTGTTTCCATGCTCATAGAACAGGCTCGAGCCCTCGCCCGCACCGGCATGAAAAAGCACCTCCGTGTTCTGCCCATGTACGCTGGGCTGCCTTCTCCTGAGCAGCTCAAAGTGTTTGAGAGAGTCCCTCACACTGTCAGGAAGGTGAGCTCTTGTGTCTGTCTCAATTTCCCCCACCCAGAAGGGTGTCTGCAGCACACAGGTTTCATTTATCAGGTTCACATCACGGGACTATTGCAAACGCTGCTTTGAGGGAGGCTTTCTGCATCTCCCATCAATGCTGTCAGCTTTCAAACTGGGAACCAAGAACATGTTCCCTGGCTTCCTTTTTCATCTTTGATCACTCCTAGACATGTCAGTTCCAactttcctctctgcctcatCAACTCTGCAATTTTTAAGTGTCTCCACACAACTTTGTATTTGTCTTCATTCAGTTGCAGCTTCTTACACTCTGAACTCCATTgcttttacctttttctttccttttgtgatCGAAATGTCCATGGCTGTTTTCCACCAGTAGTAGAAAAATTAGTGACAGAGTGGGTATGTGCTATATTTTCATCTAAGGAACAAGTTCAAGCTTACTTGATTTTAGTGggaaaaaagctttgttttgaCTTCTGCAAGTCTTGTTTGGACATTTAATGTCATAGAAGTATATAATTGGATGTGATTAGTTTTTTCTGCTTATGCAGAGCCTGTGTTGGGGCTGAAATAAGCTGACAAAACTACAGCAAGGTCACTTGTAATTCTTGTACCTGCTGGATTTGACAAGTAAAATTGTTCATCTGCCATTGAAGAACATTTAATATAAATACTTCTCTCGAGGATATGACATTAGTCTGTTAACtttcaaaatttcctttttaatttcaggTGAAATAAACATTAGATTTCCCACTGTTGTCTgggaacaattattttttttagggCATACATATATAAGTGAATCCCTGCAGGAATGCTGAATGTGGAACTCTTAATCAGCTCTGTTCCCCTCCTATCCCCCACCTCATTCTAGTATAAAGAAGAGTTCAGTGTAACTGCAaagcataaagaaaacattcttaGTTTGCTACATGAGAACACTTGATTTACAGTCAGTTAAtctttttctctgcaaacaCTGCCAAAGATTTTCTCTGCAAACACTGCCAAGCTCTTCTTTTATGAAGAGAGAATAAATTTGAATAAGAAAGTGATTGTGAAGCTGTGAGAACTGCTGTGCAAACTGGGCTTATTTCAAGCTGacagctccttctgctgcttGTACTGTATCGTTTTGTGCTGCTGAGCGTGTCCTGGGCCTGTCAAGGCTGAGATGTCTCCCTGGCTGCTATTTGGCTGATGGGCTCACTGAGCCCGGGGAGCTCACAGGAtcctctctgtgcctgtgcccgCAGGTGATCGTTGCCACCAACATTGCTGAGACCTCCATCACAGTGCACGGCATCGCCTTTGTCATCGACTGTGGCTTTGTGAAGCTGCGTGCCTACAACCCCAAGACGGCCATCGAGTGCCTGGTGGTGGTGCCCGTGTCCAAAGCCTCGGCCAAGCAGCGGGCAGGGCGTGCCGGCCGCAACCGCTCCGGGAAGTGCTACCGGCTCTACACAGGTCAGCAGCCCTGGGACCTCGCTGCTGAGCGCTGCGCTCTTCATTAGCCTGAGCCTAAGGACAAAAGGCTGTGTTTGTTCGTTCATCAAAGGAACAATATTTCCCTTTGTTGTTCATCGTTGTTGCTGTCAGCAATGAAGGAGTGGGATTGCTTTTGGGTTAAGAACAATTTACTATTTCGATAAATATAAGTTTTTGAGATTTATGAGCGTAAGTAGCTGGTTGTAGTTCAAGAGTAGTCACAAGTTACAAGGTAATATATAACTTTCTAGTTTAATGGACAGATGTTAtaaggtttattttgtttttttaacttatcACTTTTACTTTACTGCACTGTGGATACTTTTGTCTAATAGGCTGCTGTTGTACATATACACATGTTTCTATTATAACTTCTAAACTCTTAGCTTATTCTATATAAGCTCTACACTACATATTTATAACCTATATAATCTATATAACCTCACCCCGACATTATAAACCCTGTATCTTATCAACAGTCTCAGGTATTTAAGGTATATTCTTACTTACAACTATAGAAACGtaagtttatgatttttctgtttaatgtctgagtattgtatttttacatcaattTAAGCTTCTTCTAAGGTTATAAATCAAACTCTTTAGTATCTGTGGAAGTTTCTATTTTCCTGATTCCCACAGTTGTTCCTCTGGCTTATTTAGAAATACCTTGTTCTTATGTGCTAGGTGCTAGAAACTTAATCTTTTTTGTGAATCAGAAGCACAAATGGGGCAGAGTCAGCAGTTGCAAACATGAAATGTTAATGCAGCTCTTAAAAGTGGTGAGCTTATTAAGAAGTTTGCTCTTTAAGGATTTTGGTTTCTGAACAGTTTCAGCTTGTAATACTTACCAGTATTATAAGCTCTCTTCTCTGATGTCTTTATAGACCTTGCATTTAACAAAAGGGCTCTGGAAGGGCTTTAGGTAACTCAGAGAAAACttcatgtctctttttttcctaggaatAGCTGCCAACCCCAAATTCTTCCCTTGAATCAATGACCCTGGCAGTGCACAAAAATTACTGTTATAAATAAATCTCTTGGCTACCTTACACTATCCAGAGAGCTGCAATCAAAGAGTCTGTTCTCAGCAGCTTAATGAGAAAAGGCTTTGCAGCTGAACACTCCCATTGCTGATGGGCTTCAGGTCCCTTCTAGTTTTACTGGTGCTCTGAGATGCTGGAGATgaagcattttcctttaaaatgtgtATGTGCTTGCCAGCAGTTGCCACATTAAACCAAGCCATGGTTTATGCTCGGAATTTTTATGTATCCAGTAAAAATCAGGAGACAATATGTGCTACACAATATCCCAAGCTTACATAGCTTTGTGAGTGTTTTACTGGAGAAACTGTGACTACACTGAAGATATTTTTGTGTGCTCAAGAGCTGGTCTAGGGAGTGctttaagaaatgttttaaaggaggaaaaaaataaaaaagaaaagaagacagTGCACAGAGTGAacaacagcagagaaacagcacTGTCTTTGTCCTAGGGAAGGTTTGAGATAGAAAAGGGTTATGTAGAAATGAAAATAGTTTGGGTGAAAATAATGTAGAATGTGCCTTTGTTTTTACTGCAGAGCAGTTGGTTAGTGGAAGGTTTTATCCTTACATGGAGTATTTTTCCAGACTTGGACTTTATAGtgaatgtgattttaaaaaggcattgttaaataaattgcttttccaTCCttaatctttatttaaaatatatattttagacTGTTTGTTTGAGTAGTAACAAAAATAGTGTTCTTGTACTGAAAGCATGCGGCTTTGAAACTTTTCCatgtctcttttaaaaaaattctttttttgtaGTATTGCACtctgccttttattttctgacaaaaacatgaaacagaagagaaacaaaacatttccagatttctgtgaagaatttatAACATTTCGAATTGAAACGTGGGTGGGTGAACTACAAAATCAAAATTGTAGCCAAAACCATtgaatttctatttaaataacGTAATAGAGTAACTGGAGAAAGATCATCTTTGGGATAGAGATCATCTTCTAACACCTGTCAAGAATCCATATGTGATAATTTAAACTTGAAATGGGTGTGATTCTGTCGTGATGATTGCACAGAATGGGAGTTGAAGCTCAGTCCCCAGTTGTGTTTTTCTCCCCCCACAGAGGAGGACTTTGAGAAGCTGCCCAAGTCCACGGTGCCGGAGATGCAGCGCAGTAACCTGGCCCCTGTCATCCTGCAGCTCAAGGCTTTGGGGATTGACAACGTGCTCAGGTTTCCCTTCCTGTCGGTGAGTCCCAGGCTCTGGAGGCTGTCACCTTTCCTTGGGCTGAGGAGAGATCAGGGGATGACCTGGGGGTAGCCCGCAGAGCCTTTCACCATTGCCCTGCTGGTTTGGAAAGTGTAGCTCGTTGTCCCCTGTCAGGCAGCAAAGGGTGTTCCTGGGAACCAAGAGTGCAAATAATGTGTGTGACCACTTAGAAACAACCCTTTGTATTCCAGAGTTTGATGTTTAAATTGTTGAGAAGTCAGGAAAGTTAAAAAGACAAACTGTGAGGTTCTGTAGAATTGTAACAGCAGTCCCTTTGCACTGAATTTATGAAGAAGGAAGAGTGTGAGAGCTCTTTGTTCATTTTGCAGCAGAGAGTAGGTAGGTAAGGATTTTGCAAAAGAGGAAGATCTATGAACTCATGTTCTATGCTAAACTCATGTTCTATGCTGATAACTTCAATGAATGCACATTTTCTCTTCACAGCCACCCCCTGCACAATCGATGGTGCAAGCTTTAGAGTTGCTGTATGCTTTAGGAGGTGAGATTTTAATGCTTTACTTTATTTGTAGCTATATTGCAGGAGTTGTGAAAAAAAACTTGTAATTTGTATTTGGTGATTGGatgaacattaataaaatttgcatttcagagctgtgctttcagaaggaagaaggagaaacaCAGCTGTGACTggtggaatttttttgttggtggGTTTTTAGAGTGTACCTCAGTCTCTTCTGAATTTACTCTTTTGGTTATTTCAGATGGGTAAGCAAGCAAACAGCAATGGAGTTTAAACTAGAATTTAACTATTTAGATTGGGTAAATGAGTATTTTGTAGTTATATTATCTGTATTTCCTTGCAATTTCATGGGAGGAAACCAGCTATTTGTCCTTGCTaggagcagggctctgagctgATGAGGGTGTTTTTCTCCTGGCATATCCTCTGTGTTCCTTCAGTCCTTACAGAGTGGTATGAAGATAAAAATGGAGTTTGGACACTAATTAGACCAGTAGAGGAGTTAGACACTAACTTTACCTGCACCCAGTTAGATAAGTTGTCACATACCTAAGACTTGGTGTGGTAgtcttttatttcatgttacTGTGCCAGTAGTGGAAACATGTAATGCTTGCAGatataaacagaaaaagttGTAAGCAAAGGTTTGACTGTAATAACCCAGAATTTATCAAGGCTGATAGAGTTGGGACTTTATTCCTTAGTGGGACTCTGAAAAGCATGGTGTGTCTATTGTAAATTTTCCTGTTAACACGTTGCAGTCATTATCTGATTTTGCAGTGTGTGTGCTGGAACTTTGCCTAAGCACTGTGAGTCAAATGTGATGCCCGAATTTGGGAGAGCTCAGTCCCTGGGGGCTGTGCATAAAACCCCACAGAGAGTGTGATAGTTTTCAAACTACCTCCTTGCTATGATTTTGAAGGTTTTACTGACAGAAGTTATTAAGAGttaatttaattataatttttaaatgagttCCAGTCTATACTCTGCTCTGGATGCAGGATGGGCTGTGGCTGAAAGGCTGCACCTGCTGTAGTGTAATGCTCTTCCTGTTTGTGCTGTTGGTCCTGCAGCTGAGGCAATGTTCAAACCCACAACAAGTCAAACTGTTCTGATTCTATTAGCTGTGATTACAGGATACAACCACTAACAAAAACCCCTGATCATCCCTAAAACCAGCACATTTTCTCCTGGATGAACTGGAACTCTGTTTCTCAAGGCAGTGTGTGTGTTTCAGTGAACAGCTTGCTGGCTTTTCATGCTTTTAAATGCATGCCACTTGCAGAGACTCTGCTCTAGTTTTAGTATTGAACTTGCCAGTTATGGACAAGTCAACAGATACGCACAAACTTGTAATGAAAAGATTAGTCTGACAGATCTTGAGAGCATAATTTAAAGTACTTTTCTACTGTTCAGCTACTTAAAAGagtatctttttttaaattctgttctcTGTGTTACTAATCAGAGCTTGTTCTCCAGTTCATTGGAGTCTGAACAACATTGTTGGCATATGGTTTAGTTGTAGGTGgctctgtgaggagcagggactTGGACTTGAGCCTTATGGGTGGGTCCTCTCTAACTTGAGATAGTCTTTGATTCTAAGTGTGTTCATTCTGGCTTTATTCATTATGCTGCTGTTGGCTACTTTTAACACTCAGATCACACTGTAGTAATATGTTTTTATACACAGTTTTCAACTCCTTTTTGTGTGGCCAGTGAGATGCCTGCTGCCTAATTTTGTTTATAGGAAGAACTGTTATATTGTTGAGTTTTTTTGACAGCTGTGTAATCTTTTTGAATGcaacaaactaaacaaaacagaaacttgATATGAGGCCAAGTAGTCAAAACTCTATTTGACTTCAGCTCCTTGTTTGTAGCTAATTCAGAGTTGACAATGTTTGCTCCATAATGTAAACATGAGGCAGCATAAAGGAGATTGTGTAAGTTTTGGAAGCTTCCAGAGGTTTGTGGCTGTTTGTAGACCACTCACAGATGCTGTGCTGTAACTTGTGGCAGTCTGCTCTCTTTTTATTCTCATGGAGCTGTAACTCTGCTTGGCCAGGATTTTGC
This window contains:
- the DHX35 gene encoding probable ATP-dependent RNA helicase DHX35 isoform X3 produces the protein MAAPVGPVKFWKPGSEGPGVSVSEERQSPAESSAVTVIYNPYASLSIEQQRQKLPVFKLRNHILYLVENYQTLVIVGETGCGKSTQIPQYLAEAGWTAEGRVVGVTQPRRVAAVSVAGRVADERGAVLGHEVGYCIRFDDCTDPQATRIKFLTDGMLVREMMADPLLTRYSVLMLDEAHERTLYTDIAIGLLKKVQKKRGDLRLIVASATLDAEKFRDFFNQNDTGDPSKDTSVILTVEGRTFPVDIFYLQSPVPDYIKSTVETTMKIHQMENDGDILAFLTGQEEVETVVSMLIEQARALARTGMKKHLRVLPMYAGLPSPEQLKVFERVPHTVRKVIVATNIAETSITVHGIAFVIDCGFVKLRAYNPKTAIECLVVVPVSKASAKQRAGRAGRNRSGKCYRLYTEEDFEKLPKSTVPEMQRSNLAPVILQLKALGIDNVLRFPFLSPPPAQSMVQALELLYALGGLDMHCRLTEPLGMRIAEFPLNPMFAKMLLESGNFGCSQEILTIAAMMQIQNIFVIPPNQKNQAARQHRKFAVEEGDHLTMLNVYEAFVKHSKSSQWCQEHFLNYKGLVRASVVREQLKKLLVRFKVPKKSSEGDPDPVLRCIVSGFFANAAKFHSTGAYRTIRDDHELHIHPSSVLYAEKPPRWRCSGRS
- the DHX35 gene encoding probable ATP-dependent RNA helicase DHX35 isoform X2, producing the protein MAAPVGPVKFWKPGSEGPGVSVSEERQSPAESSAVTVIYNPYASLSIEQQRQKLPVFKLRNHILYLVENYQTLVIVGETGCGKSTQIPQYLAEAGWTAEGRVVGVTQPRRVAAVSVAGRVADERGAVLGHEVGYCIRFDDCTDPQATRIKFLTDGMLVREMMADPLLTRYSVLMLDEAHERTLYTDIAIGLLKKVQKKRGDLRLIVASATLDAEKFRDFFNQNDTGDPSKDTSVILTVEGRTFPVDIFYLQSPVPDYIKSTVETTMKIHQMENDGDILAFLTGQEEVETVVSMLIEQARALARTGMKKHLRVLPMYAGLPSPEQLKVFERVPHTVRKVIVATNIAETSITVHGIAFVIDCGFVKLRAYNPKTAIECLVVVPVSKASAKQRAGRAGRNRSGKCYRLYTEEDFEKLPKSTVPEMQRSNLAPVILQLKALGIDNVLRFPFLSPPPAQSMVQALELLYALGGLDMHCRLTEPLGMRIAEFPLNPMFAKMLLESGNFGCSQEILTIAAMMQIQNIFVIPPNQKNQAARQHRKFAVEEGDHLTMLNVYEAFVKHSKSSQWCQEHFLNYKGLVRASVVREQLKKLLVRFKVPKKSSEGDPDPVLRCIVSGFFANAAKFHSTGAYRTIRDDHELHIHPSSVLYAEKPPRWVVYNEVIQTAKYYMRDVTAVESSWLLELAPHFYQQGTHLSLKAKRAKVDDH